A genome region from Rattus norvegicus strain BN/NHsdMcwi chromosome 17, GRCr8, whole genome shotgun sequence includes the following:
- the C17h5orf24 gene encoding UPF0461 protein C5orf24 homolog, producing MMHPVAGGNPAFCGPGKPPCLSDDAAMRAADQFDLYSSQQSKYSHTVSHKPMLCQRQDPLNEAHLQPTSGRNTEIKDELKKKKNLNRSGKRGRPSGTTKSAGYRTSTGRPLGTTKAAGFKTSPGRPLGTTKAAGYKVSPGRPPGSIKALSRLADLGYGCGTAAFPYPMMHSRVVHGVQETSGEVKPPSE from the coding sequence ATGATGCACCCGGTTGCAGGCGGGAACCCAGCGTTCTGCGGGCCTGGCAAGCCTCCCTGCCTCAGTGATGACGCCGCCATGAGAGCCGCTGATCAGTTTGATCTGTACTCCTCCCAGCAAAGCAAGTACAGCCACACAGTCAGCCACAAACCCATGCTCTGTCAGAGGCAAGACCCATTAAACGAAGCACACTTGCAGCCTACCAGTGGCAGAAACACAGAGATAAAAGatgaactaaagaaaaagaaaaacctcaatCGATCTGGTAAGCGAGGCCGGCCTTCGGGAACCACCAAGTCAGCAGGATACCGGACCAGCACAGGCAGACCCCTGGGAACCACCAAAGCAGCTGGATTTAAGACCAGTCCAGGCAGGCCTCTGGGTACAACCAAAGCTGCAGGATACAAAGTCAGCCCAGGCAGGCCTCCAGGTAGCATTAAAGCTCTGTCCCGTCTTGCAGATCTTGGTTATGGCTGTGGCACTGCTGCCTTTCCTTACCCTATGATGCACAGTAGAGTGGTTCACGGGGTTCAGGAAACGAGTGGTGAGGTCAAGCCACCCAGTGAATGA